One window of Camelina sativa cultivar DH55 chromosome 4, Cs, whole genome shotgun sequence genomic DNA carries:
- the LOC104781070 gene encoding uncharacterized protein LOC104781070 isoform X3 — protein sequence MPQDHASWDRKELLRQRKHDRPEPSSFDSPFRWRDSPSSTPSSHHVPREFSRWGSGDFRRPSSSSSSSCHGKQGGRHQFAEESSHGYTSSRSSARIFDNDYYRPSASRGDWRYTRNCRDDRVSVSQKEWKCNTWEMSNGSSRSFERPFGIRNGRRSVDERPLHASDTHTTAVNSFDPTNSAHHPDTEVYTPVRSLKFKSEQKFSDQRLSLPSDPHSDCVSLFERPSSENNYGNKVCSPAKQCNDLIYGRRIANDNSLDPPILNAELEGTWEQLHLKDPQEDNRLHGISDLDGARKCAKESALGAIGKLPLWNSSGSFASQSSGFSHSSSLKSLGAVDSSDRKTEALPKTVTVTQSSSGDATACATTTHLSEEMSSRKKQRLGWGEGLAKYEKKRVDVNTNEDGTTLLENGSEELHSLNKNIADKSPTAATVPDYGSPTTPSSVACSSSPGFADKSSAKAAIAACDVSNICRSPSPVSSFHLEQFPINIEELDNISMERFGCLLNELLCTDDPGTGDSSSVQLTSMNRLLSWKSEILKAVEMTESEIDLLENKHRALKLERGRHCHVVGPSSHFCEGDANVPKEQEASCILGPKVAAPSVAETLVRSLVHQSGLAKVPVDVFEDNPGEVKSLSQSFATVESNEDLLPMPSMKAAASSKEINTPAFVNQEIIELSAADDSMASKEDLLCATLYSSNKKYACESSGVFNDLLPRNFCSFDGSRFPSICHTQFDSHVKEKIADRVELLRAREKILLLQFKAFQLSWKKDLHQLASTKYQSKSSKKTELYPNAKNGGYLKLPQPVRLRFSSSAPRKDSVIPTTELVSYMEKLLPGTHLKPFRDILRMPAMILDEKERVMSRFISSNGLVEDPCDVEKERTMINPWTSEEKEIFLKMLALHGKDFKKIASYLKQKTTADCIDYYYKNHKSDCFGKIKKQRAYGKEGKHTYMLAPRKKWKRDMGTASLDLLGSVSVIAAANAGKVAPTRPIASKRITLRGCSSSNSLQHDGNNSEGCSYSFDFPRKRTVGADVLAVGPLSSEQINSCLRTSVSSRERFMDHLKFNPVVKKPRISHTLHNENSNEEDDSCSEESCGETGPIHWTDDERSAFIQGFSLFGKNFASISRYVGSRSPDQCRVFFSKVRKCLGLEFIQSGSGNVSTSVSVDNGNEGGGSDLEDPCPMESNSGICNNGVCAKMDMNSPTSPFNMNQDGANHSGSANVKADLSRSEQENGLTYMQDGSNPVNNAYINGGLPGLISESCRDLVDINTVESQSQAAGKSKSNDLLSMEIDEGVLTSVAVSSEPLYCGLSVLSNVIVETPAESSRKGSGDQGSAIPKLSSKNQDGVMQAANRTRNSGLEPESAPSGFKYPDCLHHVPIEVCTENPIGVSVPRGNPNCHTEGKSGHSLVGQAVETHDLGWQSSKDNVELDGQLQVIGHVNPEQNGHLNANYAESCQIPKRSAIQDPSRISRSKSDLIVKTQRTGEGFSLNKCTSSAPNLLAVSHKEGRSGHSRSHSFSLSDTERLDKNGDVKLFGTVLTADENGIKQKHNPCGSVRSSSTLSRDHDIRLHYINQQHLQNVPITSYGFWDGNRIQTGLTSLPESAKLLASCPEAFSLHLKQQVGKEIRLDVNGGGILSFGKHNEDRAEASSAKDGCNIGGLNGVAEAAT from the exons GAGCTCTTGAGGCAGAGGAAACACGATAGGCCTGaaccttcttcttttgattcgCCTTTTCGATGGAGGgattctccttcttctactcCTTCTTCTCACCATGTTCCTCGAGAGTTTTCACGTTGGGGATCTGGTGACTTCCGCcggccttcttcttcttcttcttcttctt GTCATGGTAAGCAGGGTGGACGGCACCAGTTTGCGGAGGAGAGTAGTCATGGATACACATCTTCTCGGTCCAGTGCCCGTATTTTTGACAATGATTACTATAGGCCATCTGCATCACGTGGAGACTGGAGATATACCAGGAATTGCAGGGATGATAGAGTTTCTGTAAGCCAGAAGGAATGGAAATGCAATACATGGGAGATGAGCAACGGATCATCTAGAAGTTTTGAGAGGCCATTTGGTATTAGAAATGGTCGGAGGTCAGTTGATGAAAGGCCGCTACACGCTTCTGATACTCATACTACTGCCGTGAACTCTTTCGATCCAACCAACTCTGCTCATCACCCGGACACTGAGGTCTATACCCCAGTACGGTCACTGAAGTTTAAAAGTGAGCAGAAATTTTCAGATCAAAGGCTATCACTTCCTTCAGATCCTCATTCTGACTGTGTTAGCTTGTTTGAACGGCCTTCGTCGGAGAACAATTATGGCAATAAGGTTTGTTCTCCAGCAAAGCAATGCAATGATTTGATCTATGGTCGAAGGATAGCTAATGATAATTCATTAGATCCCCCAATCCTCAATGCAGAGCTGGAGGGGACTTGGGAACAACTTCATCTGAAAGACCCGCAAGAAGATAATAGGTTACATGGTATCAGTGATTTAGACGGTGCTAGGAAATGTGCAAAGGAGAGTGCTCTGGGAGCAATTGGGAAACTTCCACTGTGGAACAGTTCTGGGAGTTTTGCATCTCAGAGTTCAGGTTTTAGTCATTCAAGTAGCTTAAAAAGCTTGGGGGCTGTTGACTCCAGTGATCGGAAGACTGAGGCTCTTCCTAAAACTGTTACTGTGACTCAATCTTCTTCAGGAGATGCTACTGCCTGTGCCACAACTACTCATCTTTCTGAGGAGATGAGCTCTAGAAAGAAACAACGTCTCGGGTGGGGTGAGGGCCTTGCAAAatatgagaaaaagagagttgaTGTTAACACAAATGAAGATGGAACAACATTGTTGGAGAACGGTTCAGAGGAACTGCATTCTTTGAACAAAAATATTGCTGACAAAAGTCCTACAGCAGCCACTGTTCCAGATTATGGTTCCCCTACAACGCCATCCTCTGTAGCTTGCAGTTCATCACCAG GGTTTGCAGATAAATCATCTGCGAAGGCGGCTATAGCTGCTTGTGATGTCAGTAACATATGCCGTTCACCTAGTCCCGTATCTAGTTTTCACCTTGAACAATTTCCAATCAATATAGAGGAGCTCGATAACATCTCAATGGAACGTTTTGGCTGTTTGCTCAATGAGTTGCTTTGCACTGATGATCCTGGTACAGGGGATTCCAGTTCTGTCCAATTAACATCAATGAACAGATTACTTTCCTGGAAAAGTGAAATTTTGAAAGCTGTGGAGATGACTGAATCGGAAATTGATCTCCTTGAAAACAAACATAGGGCACTAAAGCTTGAACGTGGAAGACACTGCCATGTTGTTGGACCCAGTTCACACTTTTGTGAGGGAGATGCAAATGTGCCCAAGGAGCAGGAAGCTTCGTGTATTTTAGGTCCTAAGGTAGCAGCTCCCTCTGTTGCTGAAACACTGGTGAGATCTCTTGTTCATCAGTCCGGTTTAGCCAAGGTTCCTGTGGATGTTTTTGAAGATAATCCTGGAGAAGTTAAATCCCTATCCCAATCTTTTGCCACTGTCGAAAGCAATGAAGATTTACTGCCCATGCCGTCTATGAAGGCAGCTGCTTCTTCCAAAGAGATTAACACACCTGCTTTTGTCAATCAGGAAATTATCGAGCTCTCTGCTGCTGATGATAGCATGGCCTCCAAAGAGGACTTACTCTGTGCTACGTTGTATTCTTCCAATAAGAAATATGCCTGTGAATCTTCTGGAGTATTCAATGATTTGCTTCCAAGAAATTTCTGTTCGTTTGATGGCTCAAGATTCCCTAGCATATGTCATACGCAGTTTGATTCTCATGTCAAAGAAAAAATTGCAGATAGGGTGGAGCTTTTGCGAGCTCGGGAGAAAATTTTGCTCCTTCAGTTTAAAGCGTTTCAGCTCTCATGGAAGAAAGATTTGCATCAGCTAGCGTCAACAAAGTACCAATCAAAGTCTAGCAAAAAAACAGAACTATATCCGAATGCAAAAAATGGAGGATATCTGAAGCTTCCCCAACCTGTACGCCTGAGGTTCTCTTCTTCAG CTCCAAGAAAGGATAGTGTAATCCCCACAACTGAACTTGTAAGTTATATGGAAAAGCTACTTCCGGGTACCCATCTAAAGCCTTTTAGAGACATTTTGAGAATGCCTGCTATGATTTTGGATGAGAAAGAGAGGGTGATGTCGAGGTTTATCTCTAGCAATGGACTGGTTGAAGATCCATGTGACGTTGAGAAGGAAAGAACAATGATTAATCCTTGGACCTCagaggagaaagagatattTCTCAAAATGCTAGCATTGCATGGGAAGGATTTCAAGAAGATTGCTTCATATCTTAAACAAAAGACAACTGCGGACTGTATTGATTACTACTACAAAAATCACAAGTCTGATTGTTTCGGGAAAATAAAGAAGCAGCGTGCTTATGGTAAGGAAGGGAAGCATACCTACATGTTGGCGCCACGGAAAAAATGGAAACGTGATATGGGGACTGCCTCTCTTGATCTTTTAGGGTCTGTCTCCGTTATAGCAGCAGCAAACGCTGGAAAGGTTGCACCAACCAGGCCGATCGCATCCAAAAGGATCACCCTTAGAGGTTGCAGCAGTTCTAATTCATTGCAGCACGATGGAAATAACTCTGAAGGTTGCTCCTACAGTTTTGATTTCCCTCGTAAGAGAACTGTTGGTGCAGATGTTTTAGCTGTTGGTCCTTTGTCATCAGAGCAAATAAATTCTTGTTTAAGGACTTCCGTGAGCTCGAGAGAGAGGTTTATGGATCATCTGAAGTTTAACCCAGTTGTGAAGAAACCTCGGATATCTCATACTCTACATAATGAGAACAGcaatgaagaagatgactcATGTTCGGAAGAGAGCTGTGGGGAAACGGGTCCTATTCATTGGACAGATGATGAGAGGTCTGCCTTTATACAGGGGTTTTCGTTATTTGGCAAGAATTTTGCTTCAATATCGAGGTATGTCGGATCAAGGTCTCCGGATCAGTGTAGGGTTTTTTTTAGCAAAGTTCGGAAATGTCTTGGGTTGGAATTTATACAGTCTGGATCTGGAAATGTAAGCACATCTGTAAGTGTTGATAATGGCAATGAGGGTGGTGGAAGCGATTTGGAAGATCCTTGTCCTATGGAGAGTAACTCTGGCATATGCAATAATGGAGTTTGTGCAAAGATGGATATGAATTCTCCTACATCACCTTTTAATATGAATCAGGATGGTGCTAATCATTCAGGCTCTGCAAATGTGAAAGCCGACCTTAGTAGATCAGAGCAAGAGAATGGGTTGACATATATGCAAGATGGTAGTAATCCCGTGAACAATGCATATATCAATGGTGGTTTACCGGGTCTAATTTCAGAATCTTGCAGAGATTTGGTAGACATTAATACTGTTGAGAGCCAGTCTCAGGCTGCCGGAAAAAGCAAGAGCAATGACCTACTgtcaatggaaattgatgaagGTGTGTTAACATCTGTTGCTGTATCTTCTGAGCCCTTGTATTGTGGCCTAA GTGTTCTTTCCAATGTTATTGTGGAAACCCCTGCAGAAAGCTCACGAAAGGGCTCAGGAGATCAAGGTTCTGCAATCCCTAAACTTAGTTCAAAGAATCAGGATGGAGTGATGCAAGCTGCAAACAGAACCAGAAATTCTGGCCTTGAACCTGAAAGTGCACCTTCAGGTTTCAAGTACCCTGACTGTCTGCACCATGTTCCGATTGAGGTGTGTACAGAAAACCCTATAGGTGTCAGTGTACCACGAGGAAATCCAAATTGCCATACAGAGGGCAAATCTGGACATTCTCTTGTTGGACAAGCTGTCGAAACACATGACTTGGGTTGGCAGTCTTCCAAGGACAATGTGGAATTGGATGGGCAACTTCAGGTGATAGGACATGTAAACCCTGAGCAGAATGGTCATCTAAATGCAAACTATGCGGAATCTTGTCAAATTCCCAAGAGATCAGCCATCCAAGATCCGAGCAGGATAAGTAGGTCAAAATCTGATTTGATTGTGAAAACCCAACGTACAGGTGAAGGTTTCTCACTCAACAAGTGTACTAGTTCAGCTCCTAATCTTCTGGCAGTATCCCATAAAGAGGGCAGATCTGGTCATAGCAGGAGCCATTCGTTTAGTTTGTCTGATACTGAGAGACTCGATAAGAATGGTGATGTGAAGCTTTTTGGCACAGTACTTACAGCTGATGAGAatggaataaaacaaaaacacaatcctTGTGGAAGTGTCAGGTCATCATCAACCTTGAGCAGAGACCATGATATAAGACTTCATTACATTAACCAGCAACACCTTCAGAATGTTCCTATTACGAGCTACGGTTTTTGGGATGGCAACAGAATTCAAACCGGGCTCACATCTTTGCCAGAGTCAGCCAAGTTGCTTGCAAGTTGCCCTGAAGCATTTTCCTTGCATCTTAAGCAGCAAGTTGGTAAAGAGATTCGGCTGGATGTTAATGGTGGTGGGATTTTGAGCTTTGGGAAGCATAACGAAGATAGAGCAGAGGCCTCAAGTGCTAAGGATGGATGTAACATAGGAGGGTTAAATGGTGTAGCAGAGGCAGCCACGTGA